The proteins below come from a single Eucalyptus grandis isolate ANBG69807.140 chromosome 3, ASM1654582v1, whole genome shotgun sequence genomic window:
- the LOC120292217 gene encoding TMV resistance protein N-like isoform X2 codes for MNRIKRVCHTKKVLIVLDDLDKQEQLKRLAGKSDWFGSGSRIIFTTRNLEVLKTRVESSSEEVPNQPKGILAYEVHGMELGHALQLFCKHTFGRDSPLEGYDHLAKEIVCRVGMLPLAIEVIGSHLYYQGSALEQHCDNQKLWEDTLKQLDDGPFKDVRDALMISYEGLEIKQKEVFLDIACFFTYKNQAYPVIMWDDCNYHPHSAINVLCLRSLIKIVDNEFWMHDQVRDLGRYIILEEYPCKYSRVWIHEDAVNLLEKKELRLQRCTRRISFRWLQPQNCT; via the exons ATGAATAGGATCAAGAGAGTATGTCATACTAAAAAAGTCCTCATTGTTCTAGATGATCTAGACAAGCAAGAGCAACTCAAAAGGCTGGCCGGAAAATCTGATTGGTTTGGTTCAGGTAGTAGGATCATCTTCACCACTAGAAACTTAGAGGTCTTGAAGACTCGAGTGGAATCATCCAGTGAAGAAGTCCCAAATCAACCTAAAGGAATTTTGGCTTATGAAGTTCATGGAATGGAACTTGGTCATGCACTTCAGTTGTTTTGTAAGCACACATTCGGAAGAGACTCTCCCCTAGAAGGATATGATCATCTTGCAAAGGAGATTGTTTGTAGAGTGGGCATGCTTCCTTTGGCTATTGAGGTCATAGGTTCACATCTTTACTACCAAGGCTCTGCCCTAGAGCAACATTGTGATAATCAAAAGCTATGGGAAGATACGTTGAAGCAATTAGATGATGGTCCTTTTAAGGATGTCCGAGATGCATTAATGATAAGTTATGAAGGACTAGAGATTAAGCAAAAAGaagtatttttggatattgcttgctttttcacCTACAAGAACCAAGCATATCCAGTTATCATGTGGGATGATTGCAATTACCATCCCCACAGTGCAATTAATGTCCTCTGCCTACGGTCATTGATAAAAATTGTTGATAATGagttttggatgcatgaccaagttCGAGATCTAGGAAGGTACATTATCCTTGAAGAATATCCTTGCAAATATAGTAGGGTGTGGATTCATGAGGATGCTGTAAATTTACTGGAGAAAAAAGAG CTGCGGCTGCAACGTTGTACGCGAAGAATTAGCTTTCGATGGCTGCAACCACAAAATTGTACCTGA
- the LOC120292217 gene encoding TMV resistance protein N-like isoform X1: MNRIKRVCHTKKVLIVLDDLDKQEQLKRLAGKSDWFGSGSRIIFTTRNLEVLKTRVESSSEEVPNQPKGILAYEVHGMELGHALQLFCKHTFGRDSPLEGYDHLAKEIVCRVGMLPLAIEVIGSHLYYQGSALEQHCDNQKLWEDTLKQLDDGPFKDVRDALMISYEGLEIKQKEVFLDIACFFTYKNQAYPVIMWDDCNYHPHSAINVLCLRSLIKIVDNEFWMHDQVRDLGRYIILEEYPCKYSRVWIHEDAVNLLEKKERNEDVKALSLTSCGYSCGCNVVREELAFDGCNHKIVPEELAALPNLRCLKVQGLGFLATLRKLFQSYLGFLGR, translated from the exons ATGAATAGGATCAAGAGAGTATGTCATACTAAAAAAGTCCTCATTGTTCTAGATGATCTAGACAAGCAAGAGCAACTCAAAAGGCTGGCCGGAAAATCTGATTGGTTTGGTTCAGGTAGTAGGATCATCTTCACCACTAGAAACTTAGAGGTCTTGAAGACTCGAGTGGAATCATCCAGTGAAGAAGTCCCAAATCAACCTAAAGGAATTTTGGCTTATGAAGTTCATGGAATGGAACTTGGTCATGCACTTCAGTTGTTTTGTAAGCACACATTCGGAAGAGACTCTCCCCTAGAAGGATATGATCATCTTGCAAAGGAGATTGTTTGTAGAGTGGGCATGCTTCCTTTGGCTATTGAGGTCATAGGTTCACATCTTTACTACCAAGGCTCTGCCCTAGAGCAACATTGTGATAATCAAAAGCTATGGGAAGATACGTTGAAGCAATTAGATGATGGTCCTTTTAAGGATGTCCGAGATGCATTAATGATAAGTTATGAAGGACTAGAGATTAAGCAAAAAGaagtatttttggatattgcttgctttttcacCTACAAGAACCAAGCATATCCAGTTATCATGTGGGATGATTGCAATTACCATCCCCACAGTGCAATTAATGTCCTCTGCCTACGGTCATTGATAAAAATTGTTGATAATGagttttggatgcatgaccaagttCGAGATCTAGGAAGGTACATTATCCTTGAAGAATATCCTTGCAAATATAGTAGGGTGTGGATTCATGAGGATGCTGTAAATTTACTGGAGAAAAAAGAG AGAAATGAAGATGTAAAAGCACTAAGCCTGACTTCATGTGGCTACAGCTGCGGCTGCAACGTTGTACGCGAAGAATTAGCTTTCGATGGCTGCAACCACAAAATTGTACCTGAAGAATTAGCTGCTCTGCCGAATTTAAGGTGCCTTAAAGTTCAAGGCCTTGGGTTTTTGGCAACTTTGAGAAAATTGTTTCAAAGCTATCTTGGCTTTCTTGGGAGGTGA